A window from Populus trichocarpa isolate Nisqually-1 chromosome 3, P.trichocarpa_v4.1, whole genome shotgun sequence encodes these proteins:
- the LOC18096697 gene encoding protein FAR1-RELATED SEQUENCE 6, producing the protein MAEAGCSNERLTNGELNEKEKELDDGTEEKKEFVAPAVGMEFESYDDAYNYYNCYAKEVGFRVRVKNSWFKRNSREKYGAVLCCSSQGFKRIKDVNRLRKETRTGCPAMVRMRLADSKRWRVLEVMLEHNHSLGAKIYRPVKKVSTGNKRKSLSSNSDAEGRTIKLYRALVIDSEGNGNSSLNARDVMNFSELPDQLNLKRGDAQAIYNYFCRMQLTNPNFFYLMDLNDEGHLRNVFWVDARSRASCGYFGDVVYIDNTYLSSKFEIPLVAFVGTNHHSQSVLLGCGLLAGETTESYIWLFKAWITCMSGCSPQTIITDRCRTLQTAIAEAFPRAHHCFGLSHIMKRVPEKLGGLRHYDAIKKAFMKAVYETLKVIEFEVAWGFMVQRFGVGDHEWLQSLYEDRVRWAPVYLKDTVFAGMSASRSGEILNPFFERYVHKQTPLKEFLDKYELALQKKHKEETIADIESRSVGPALKTRCSFELQLSKLYSKEIFKKFQFEVEEMYSCFSTTQIHVDGPIIIFLVKERVLGESNRREIRDFEVLYNRSAGEVRCICSCFNFYGYLCRHALCVLNFNGVEEIPCKYILPRWKKDYKRLYIPDHSSNDVDSTDHMQWFNQLYRSALQVVEEGVISLEHYSVALEAFEESQNRVREVEEKQA; encoded by the coding sequence ATGGCTGAAGCAGGGTGTAGTAATGAGCGATTGACTAATGGTGAATTGaatgagaaggaaaaagaattgGATGATGGGActgaagaaaagaaggaatttGTTGCTCCTGCGGTTGGGATGGAGTTTGAGTCTTATGATGATGCTTACAATTATTACAACTGTTATGCCAAGGAAGTGGGATTTCGTGTTAGGGTGAAGAACTCGTGGTTCAAGCGGAATAGTCGGGAGAAATATGGTGCAGTGCTTTGTTGCAGTAGTCAGggttttaaaagaattaaagatgTCAATCGTTTAAGAAAGGAAACAAGAACTGGTTGTCCTGCAATGGTAAGGATGAGGTTGGCGGACTCCAAGAGGTGGAGGGTGTTAGAGGTCATGCTTGAACACAACCACTCGTTAGGGGCTAAGATATACAGACCTGTTAAGAAGGTGAGTACTGGAAACAAAAGGAAGTCCCTTTCAAGTAATTCAGATGCTGAGGGACGTACCATTAAGTTGTATCGAGCACTTGTCATAGATTCAGAAGGTAATGGGAACTCAAGTCTGAATGCAAGAGATGTTATGAATTTTTCTGAACTTCCTGATCAACTGAACCTTAAAAGGGGTGATGCACAGGCTATTTATAACTACTTTTGTCGGATGCAGTTGACGAATCCAAACttcttttatttgatggatcTCAATGATGAGGGGCATCTGAGAAATGTGTTTTGGGTTGATGCTAGGTCAAGGGCTTCTTGTGGTTACTTTGGTGATGTTGTTTATATTGACAACACGTATTTGTCAAGTAAATTTGAGATCCCACTGGTGGCATTTGTTGGAACGAATCACCATAGCCAGTCTGTTTTGCTGGGCTGCGGCCTACTTGCAGGCGAGACAACTGAATCTTATATTTGGTTGTTCAAGGCATGGATTACATGTATGTCAGGTTGCAGTCCACAAACTATTATTACAGACAGGTGTAGAACTTTGCAAACCGCAATAGCAGAGGCGTTTCCAAGAGCTCATCATTGTTTTGGATTGTCGCATATCATGAAAAGAGTACCAGAAAAACTGGGAGGATTGCGCCACTATGATGCTATAAAAAAAGCGTTTATGAAAGCAGTTTATGAAACTTTGAAAGTGATTGAATTTGAAGTAGCATGGGGATTTATGGTCCAGCGATTTGGAGTTGGTGATCATGAATGGCTTCAGTCATTATATGAAGATCGTGTTCGGTGGGCTCCTGTTTATTTAAAAGACACAGTTTTTGCTGGAATGTCCGCTTCACGGTCAGGTGAGATCCTAAATCCATTTTTTGAGAGATACGTGCATAAACAAACTCCTTTAAAAGAATTTCTGGACAAGTATGAATTAGCATTACAAAAAAAGCACAAGGAAGAAACTATTGCAGATATTGAGTCCAGAAGCGTAGGCCCCGCTTTGAAAACCAGATGTTCATTTGAGTTGCAGCTGTCGAAGTTGTACAGCAAGGAAATATTCAAGAAGTTCCAATTTGAGGTGGAAGAAATGTATTCGTGTTTTAGCACCACACAGATACACGTTGACGGGCCaatcattatatttttggtCAAAGAGCGTGTTCTGGGTGAGAGTAATAGGAGGGAAATTAGAGACTTTGAGGTTTTATACAACAGAAGTGCAGGAGAGGTTCGTTGCATCTGCAGTTGCTTCAACTTCTATGGGTACTTATGCCGCCATGCATTGTGTGTGCTTAACTTCAATGGAGTAGAGGAGATCCCATGTAAGTATATACTGCCACGATGGAAAAAGGATTACAAGCGCTTGTATATTCCAGACCATAGTTCCAATGATGTTGATTCTACCGATCATATGCAATGGTTTAATCAATTGTATAGAAGTGCTTTACAAGTTGTGGAGGAAGGGGTGATTTCTCTTGAACATTACAGTGTCGCACTAGAAGCTTTTGAAGAGTCGCAAAATAGGGTTCGTGAGGTAGAAGAAAAGCAAGCATAA
- the LOC18096699 gene encoding putative pentatricopeptide repeat-containing protein At3g15930, which translates to MPFSLGFEIHLPSTKHHLHSSFLKKMISMACSQSSPVTENPPLSLFETCKSMYHLKQIHSRTIKTGIICNPIIQNKILSFCCSREFGDMCYARQLFDTIPEPSVFSWNIMFKGYSRIACPKLGVSLYLEMLERNVKPDCYTYPFLFKGFTRSVALQLGRELHCHVVKYGLDSNVFAHNALINMYSLCGLIDMARGIFDMSCKSDVVTWNAMISGYNRIKKYDEARKLFDMMEEKGILPTSVTCVSVLSACSKLKDLECGKRVQKYIRNGVVEVNLKVENALIDMYASCGEMNVALGIFENMKNRDVISWTAIVTGFVNTGQVDAARKYFHKMPERDHVSWTAMIDGYLRLNCYKEALMLFREMQTSKIKPDEFTMVSVLTACAQLGALELGEWIRTYIDKNKVKNDTFVGNALIDMYFKCGNVEMALSIFNTLPQRDKFTWTAMVVGLAINGCGEEALNMFSQMLKASVTPDEVTYVGVLSACTHTGMVDEGKKFFASMTARHGIEPNIAHYGCMVDLLGKAGHLKEAHEIIKNMPMKPNSIVWGALLGACRIHKDAEMAERAIEQILELEPNNGAVYVLQCNIYAACNKWDKLRELRQVMMDRGIKKTPGCSLIEMNGIVHEFVAGDQSHPQTKEIYGKLNKMTSDLKIAGYSPNTSEVFLDIAEEDKENAVYRHSEKLAIAFGLINSGPGVTIRIVKNLRMCIDCHHVAKLVSKVYDREVIVRDRTRFHHFRHGSCSCKDYW; encoded by the coding sequence ATGCCATTTTCACTTGGCTTCGAAATACATCTTCCCTCCACAAAACACCATCTCCATTCTTCATTTCTCAAGAAAATGATTTCCATGGCATGTAGTCAATCATCCCCAGTAACTGAAAACCCTCCACTTTCCCTCTTTGAAACCTGCAAATCCATGTACCATCTCAAGCAAATCCATTCCCGAACAATCAAAACAGGCATTATATGCAACCCCATTATACAAAACAAGATACTTTCTTTCTGCTGCTCCCGTGAATTTGGTGACATGTGTTATGCACGCCAACTGTTTGATACAATTCCTGAACCATCCGTGTTCAGTTGGAACATAATGTTTAAAGGGTATTCTAGGATTGCTTGTCCAAAATTAGGCGTTTCTTTGTATCTTGAAATGTTGGAGAGGAATGTTAAGCCGGATTGTTACACGTATCCATTCTTGTTCAAGGGTTTTACACGTAGTGTTGCCTTACAATTAGGGAGGGAGCTGCATTGTCATGTAGTGAAATATGGGCTTGATTCCAATGTCTTTGCTCACAATGCTTTGATAAATATGTATTCTTTGTGTGGATTAATTGATATGGCTCGTGGGATATTTGATATGAGTTGTAAGAGTGATGTTGTCACTTGGAATGCAATGATTTCTGGATATAACAGAATAAAGAAGTATGATGAAGCTAGAAAACTTTTTGACATGATGGAGGAGAAAGGAATTTTACCCACTTCGGTTACTTGTGTTTCAGTATTATCAGCGTGCTCTAAGTTGAAGGATTTAGAATGTGGCAAGCGGGTGCAGAAGTACATAAGAAATGGTGTAGTCGAGGTTAATTTGAAAGTAGAAAATGCTTTGATTGATATGTATGCATCATGTGGCGAAATGAATGTCGCACTTGGGATTTTCGAGAATATGAAGAATAGGGACGTGATTTCTTGGACTGCTATTGTTACGGGATTTGTGAATACAGGGCAAGTTGATGCAGCGAGAAAGTATTTTCATAAAATGCCTGAAAGAGACCATGTCTCGTGGACTGCCATGATAGATGGATATCTTCGACTTAATTGCTACAAAGAGGCTTTGATGCTTTTCCGTGAGATGCAAACTTCTAAAATAAAACCAGATGAGTTCACCATGGTTAGCGTACTTACAGCTTGTGCACAACTTGGGGCGCTAGAGCTAGGAGAATGGATAAGGACTTACATTGATAAAAACAAGGTCAAGAATGATACTTTTGTGGGGAATGCTTTGATAGACATGTACTTCAAATGTGGAAATGTTGAAATGGCATTAAGCATATTCAATACATTGCCTCAGCGGGACAAATTTACATGGACAGCCATGGTTGTTGGCCTAGCAATTAATGGATGTGGTGAAGAAGCTCTCAATATGTTTTCCCAAATGCTGAAAGCTTCTGTAACACCAGACGAGGTAACTTATGTTGGTGTTCTCTCTGCTTGTACTCATACTGGCATGGTAGATGAAGGAAAAAAGTTTTTTGCCAGCATGACTGCTCGGCATGGAATTGAACCGAATATAGCACATTATGGGTGCATGGTTGATCTTCTTGGCAAAGCTGGGCATCTAAAAGAAGCTCAtgaaattattaagaacatGCCAATGAAACCTAATTCAATTGTCTGGGGAGCTCTTCTGGGTGCCTGTAGAATTCATAAAGATGCAGAAATGGCTGAAAGGGCCATAGAGCAGATTCTTGAGTTAGAACCCAATAATGGAGCTGTTTATGTTCTGCAGTGTAATATATATGCAGCTTGCAATAAATGGGATAAATTGCGTGAATTGCGACAAGTGATGATGGATAGAGGAATCAAGAAAACCCCAGGTTGCAGCTTGATTGAGATGAATGGTATTGTCCATGAATTTGTTGCTGGTGACCAGTCACATCctcaaacaaaagaaatatatgGGAAGTTAAACAAAATGACAAGTGACTTGAAAATTGCGGGGTACTCACCTAATACTTCAGAGGTTTTCCTTGATATAGCAGAGGAGGATAAAGAGAATGCAGTTTACCGGCACAGCGAGAAGTTGGCTATTGCATTTGGGCTCATCAACTCAGGTCCTGGGGTCACGATCAGAATTGTGAAGAATCTCAGAATGTGTATAGATTGTCACCATGTGGCAAAGTTGGTGTCAAAAGTGTATGATAGGGAAGTTATTGTCAGGGATAGAACTCGTTTTCATCATTTCAGGCATGGCTCCTGTTCATGTAAAGATTATTGGTGA
- the LOC18096700 gene encoding zinc finger BED domain-containing protein DAYSLEEPER, translated as MEVEDPMSPTMAIIPVTPTNNNGPPTSEEQPNKRRRKKSIVWEHFTIETVGAGCMRACCKQCKKSFAYITGTKLAGTSHLKRHIALGICPVSRQKNESSPYTPGLKTGPPKKRFRASPGFSAIPLDQDRCNHEIAKMIIQHDYPLHIVEHPAFIDFVRTLQPHYNMMNLNTIQGECVAVYLREKQSLLNLIGGIPGRVNLTLYLGTSNLDIGYAFLTGHFVDGDWNLQQRILNVVTLPFYDSDYAFNEAIVSCLSDWQLESKLFTLTLDQSFSNETIIGNLRGLLSVKNPFVLHGQLLKGNCYARVLSRLAQDALSATGDIVMRIRESVKYVKTSEAHDEKFTELRQQLQVPSTKDLIIDDQTKWNTTYQMLVAACELKEVFACLDTSDPVYKINPSIDDWQKADILCTYLKLLYDAANILTGPSYPPAHVFYHEVYKIQLELTNAAMSHDPFVRNLTKPLKEKFDQYWKDCFLILAIAVVMDPRFKMKLLEFSFPKVFGEDAGMWIKSVDDGIHELLVGYLTPNFHLPATDVEEGLVSIPQSDNLQEIEVAPAPDEHFQRLPAQEVHPQEVPHQVVHPDKGTPQEVPLQDGHHQEVFLHESLLQEVPSQVVTPQEMHAEEVPSQEVSSHEIYTEVPSQEPPSDEMHPQEATPHESHTEQVPSQEMQSEEVPSQEVRSQEMNNEEIHPQDIHTEEVLSQEVSAQEIFSEEFPSQEVSIQAMQTEEAPVSIQAMQTEEVPPQEMQLQVICQGMQPQELHTQDLPMLSIGDGLSDFDIYISEITSGQHFKSELDQYLEESLLPRVHEFDVLGWWKLNRLKYPTLSKMAVDILSIPVSTVTPDSVFDTENKRIDSYRSSLRPVTLEALICAKDWLQHGSSLLSSPSL; from the coding sequence ATGGAAGTAGAAGACCCCATGAGTCCCACTATGGCGATTATCCCTGTGACGCCAACAAATAACAATGGGCCACCCACTTCTGAGGAACAGCCTAATAAACGGAGGAGAAAGAAGTCTATTGTCTGGGAACACTTCACAATTGAAACTGTTGGAGCTGGTTGTATGAGAGCATGCTGTAAACAGTGCAAGAAATCATTTGCATATATTACTGGTACAAAGCTTGCAGGAACCAGCCACCTCAAACGACACATTGCCCTGGGGATCTGCCCTGTAAGCCGTCAGAAAAATGAATCATCACCATATACACCAGGCTTGAAAACAGGCCCTCCTAAGAAACGTTTCCGAGCATCTCCTGGATTCTCCGCCATTCCCTTGGATCAGGACCGCTGCAACCATGAGATAGCTAAGATGATCATACAGCATGATTATCCACTCCACATAGTGGAACATCCTGCTTTCATTGATTTTGTCCGAACTCTTCAACCTCATTACAATATGATGAATCTTAACACCATTCAAGGTGAATGTGTGGCTGTGTACCTGAGGGAGAAGCAAAGCCTTTTGAACCTTATCGGTGGAATTCCTGGACGAGTCAATCTCACATTGTATTTGGGGACTTCAAATCTAGATATCGGATATGCTTTCTTAACAGGTCACTTCGTTGATGGTGATTGGAATTTACAGCAACGGATCCTTAATGTTGTGACATTACCTTTCTATGATTCTGATTATGCCTTCAATGAAGCAATTGTGTCTTGCCTATCTGATTGGCAATTGGAGAGCAAGTTATTTACTCTTACCCTTGATCAATCCTTCTCAAATGAGACCATAATTGGAAATCTAAGAGGACTTCTTTCTGTCAAGAACCCATTTGTGCTCCACGGTCAATTACTGAAAGGGAATTGCTATGCTCGTGTTTTAAGTCGTCTTGCACAAGATGCACTCAGTGCTACAGGGGATATTGTCATGAGAATCCGTGAAAGTGTGAAGTATGTGAAAACTTCAGAAGCTCATGACGAGAAGTTCACTGAACTAAGGCAACAACTTCAAGTCCCTAGCACAAAAGACCTTATTATTGATGATCAAACTAAATGGAATACAACTTACCAAATGCTGGTGGCTGCCTGTGAATTGAAAGAAGTATTTGCTTGCTTAGATACTTCTGACCCTGTTTACAAGATAAACCCATCAATCGATGATTGGCAGAAGGCGGATATTCTCTGCACATACTTGAAGCTTTTATATGATGCAGCTAACATTTTGACAGGCCCATCATACCCTCCTGCCCATGTATTTTACCATGAAGTGTACAAAATCCAGTTAGAGCTGACAAATGCAGCCATGAGCCATGACCCCTTTGTCAGAAACTTGACCAAACCCTTGAAAGAAAAGTTTGATCAATATTGGAAGGATTGCTTCCTTATTTTGGCAATTGCAGTAGTCATGGATCCAAGGTTTAAGATGAAGCTTCTTGAATTTAGCTTCCCGAAGGTCTTTGGTGAGGATGCTGGTATGTGGATCAAGAGTGTTGATGATGGTATTCATGAACTCTTGGTAGGATATCTTACACCCAATTTTCATCTACCGGCAACAGATGTGGAAGAAGGGCTTGTCAGCATTCCTCAATCAGACAATCTACAAGAAATTGAAGTAGCACCTGCTCCGGATGAACACTTTCAAAGACTACCTGCCCAAGAAGTGCACCCTCAAGAAGTACCTCATCAAGTGGTACACCCGGACAAAGGAACTCCTCAAGAAGTGCCTCTTCAAGATGGGCACCACCAAGAGGTATTTCTTCATGAGTCGCTCCTTCAAGAAGTGCCCTCACAGGTAGTGACCCCTCAAGAGATGCATGCCGAAGAAGTGCCTTCCCAAGAAGTATCATCTCATGAGATATACACTGAAGTGCCCTCCCAGGAACCACCCTCTGATGAAATGCATCCTCAAGAAGCAACACCTCATGAGTCGCACACTGAACAAGTGCCTTCTCAAGAGATGCAAAGTGAAGAAGTTCCCTCCCAAGAAGTACGCTCTCAAGAGATGAACAATGAAGAAATACACCCTCAAGACATTCACACTGAAGAAGTCCTCTCCCAAGAAGTATCTGCTCAAGAGATTTTCTCTGAAGAATTTCCCTCCCAAGAAGTATCCATTCAAGCGATGCAGACAGAAGAAGCGCCAGTATCCATTCAAGCGATGCAGACAGAAGAAGTGCCGCCGCAAGAGATGCAACTCCAAGTAATCTGTCAAGGGATGCAGCCTCAAGAATTACACACTCAAGATCTACCTATGCTTTCTATTGGAGATGGGCTTTCAGATTTTGATATATACATCTCTGAGATTACAAGTGGGCAACATTTCAAGTCAGAATTGGATCAGTATCTAGAGGAGTCGCTTCTGCCTCGTGTGCATGAGTTTGATGTGTTAGGTTGGTGGAAACTAAACAGGCTGAAGTATCCAACACTTTCCAAGATGGCTGTTGATATTTTATCGATACCAGTGTCTACTGTTACTCCTGATTCTGTGTTTGAcactgaaaacaaaaggatagaTAGCTACAGGAGTTCACTGCGTCCTGTGACACTTGAAGCCCTTATATGCGCCAAGGATTGGCTCCAGCATGGATCATCATTGTTGTCATCACCATCACTGTAG